Genomic DNA from Magnolia sinica isolate HGM2019 chromosome 4, MsV1, whole genome shotgun sequence:
acatacatctaagtgggccccacagtaagggatccCACGCACGTCGGTGGATCTGgcgatccaccgaagccgcgccgcACTTTTTCCGTTTTGGGTGCGCACGCTGCCTGGAGCTACGCCAACAGTAGAGCAGTACTGCTACTCTACTCTCATGACTCTGCGCCAGTCAAACACacattgactctctctctctcttcaccttaCACGTGTCAGATGAGAATACTCATCATGACCactgatctagtgggccacaacgTAGGCCAAAAATACCACATCAATGGCCTAACGATCAACGGTTAGCGGAAAACAAGAGCGATAGTCGACCTGACAATACGAACGATTTGGATGGCTATGATAGCGATAATGAATAATGGCCATCACACTCAACACTCAGATCCATaggctcaactggcagactgagtggagatacctcttttcaacactagaggtcttggtatcgatccctggtgggggtggctaacatggagtgtgtgcactgacatgggtgggtactaacaagctaacccaaaaataaataaataatggccagtccacgtggtggcccaccagattaaagGTTTCGCACGCCTGCCACGTGTCATTACTCAGCTCTAAGTCAcaatatttctaaaaatagaacaAAAATATATGTAAACCATACAACACTAAACACAAACAGCAATACTAACCTACACCACACACACACCTAGCGCAACTTAGCTACATCCACATAAAAAAGAGGAATCTATCTATCCATGAAGGGCTGGGTCGTGCTATCTTACGCCGGGTGCTCTCTAACCACGAAGTGGGACCGGTTCTTGACGACGATGTCGTACATgtgggtggagttgaagttcttGAAGTTTTTAGGAAGGGAGATGAGGTGGGCCGAAGCCGACGAGCGGTGGAACTGTATGAGGTTGGCTCGCTTACCGGCTTCGGTTTCGTAGTGCTCCCAGCCGAGTTCTACTAGCCGCTGCTCCAGCTCTGCGTACGAGCTGATCACCTGGTTGGACGCCACGTGGACGAGTACGCGCCTGCGGGCTTGACCAGTGGAGTCGGGGAGCTCGAGCCGCTCCTTGCTCGGGTTCGAAATGAGCCGAGCCACGCCGTTCTTGAAGACCCAGACGCCGGACATTGTGGGAggggaagggagagagatgggattTCGGATTTTATTAAGGGGTATTTTTGGGTTTAAAGAGGTTTTGAGGACTCGGAACTTGTGTTCgcgaaggagagtgagagtgagaggggaGAAGGTGGTGGGATTTATAAACGTGGGGAAGGTGAGGTGGTGAGGATTGAAATTACAGAAATGCCCTTTTCTTGTTGTTAGCGGGGATCCGGTATCAAGGTGGCAACGGTTGGTGGGATTAAAGGAAATG
This window encodes:
- the LOC131244274 gene encoding flowering-promoting factor 1-like encodes the protein MSGVWVFKNGVARLISNPSKERLELPDSTGQARRRVLVHVASNQVISSYAELEQRLVELGWEHYETEAGKRANLIQFHRSSASAHLISLPKNFKNFNSTHMYDIVVKNRSHFVVREHPA